A genomic stretch from Terriglobus sp. RCC_193 includes:
- a CDS encoding LacI family DNA-binding transcriptional regulator: protein MAASRLSDIAKRAGVSIAAVSIALNDRNTTRVSAAKRDLIYKIAEELSYSPNELAKALAEKRSRLLGLVVPMRDPIFFNQFIAQALSGIQSTLMRRGYNLLIFSPSGRPGRTTRDQILESRFTDGLLFINTRSCSARDINETIHELNEAKIRFAMMNSYYGRAPVNYVGVDDAAIGEAAIRYLVQRGHKRIAFLSGESTLPTHIHLLQGLRRAMMDFGLELKPEHIGCTHYDQTQAFSIMDSWFARKKDRPTAIFAADDTLLVHVYDYIEARRLSAPGDVAILARANSANAGGLRPRPTAFFIPVFEMGQLAADMVIDAIEKPERPSQRVLLPFTFSAGNTT from the coding sequence ATGGCAGCTTCCCGGCTAAGTGATATCGCCAAACGCGCTGGTGTATCCATCGCAGCAGTCTCCATTGCGCTGAACGACCGCAATACCACGCGTGTAAGTGCCGCCAAACGAGACCTGATTTACAAAATTGCAGAGGAACTTTCCTATTCTCCAAATGAATTGGCAAAGGCCCTGGCTGAAAAACGCAGCCGCCTGCTGGGGCTTGTGGTTCCCATGCGCGACCCCATCTTCTTTAATCAATTCATTGCGCAGGCACTTTCCGGGATTCAATCCACGCTGATGCGGCGCGGCTATAACCTGCTGATCTTTTCGCCCTCAGGGCGGCCCGGTCGTACCACGCGTGACCAGATACTGGAAAGCCGTTTTACCGATGGCTTGCTGTTCATCAACACACGTTCCTGCTCTGCGCGCGATATCAACGAAACCATCCATGAACTGAACGAAGCGAAGATTCGCTTTGCCATGATGAACAGTTATTATGGCCGCGCACCAGTCAACTACGTGGGTGTGGACGATGCTGCGATTGGTGAAGCTGCTATTCGCTACCTGGTACAGCGGGGTCACAAACGCATCGCATTCCTGAGCGGCGAAAGCACGCTGCCGACGCACATCCATCTGCTGCAGGGATTGCGCAGGGCCATGATGGATTTCGGTTTGGAGCTAAAGCCGGAACACATTGGCTGCACGCATTATGACCAGACACAGGCGTTCAGCATTATGGACAGTTGGTTCGCCCGCAAGAAGGACCGCCCGACTGCCATCTTTGCCGCAGACGATACGCTACTGGTACACGTGTACGACTACATAGAGGCTCGCCGTCTGTCCGCACCCGGCGATGTAGCCATTCTCGCTCGTGCCAACTCCGCAAATGCGGGTGGCTTACGACCACGTCCCACCGCGTTTTTCATTCCCGTCTTCGAAATGGGTCAGCTTGCAGCAGATATGGTCATTGACGCCATTGAAAAGCCCGAGCGTCCGTCGCAGCGTGTCCTGCTGCCCTTCACCTTTTCCGCCGGAAACACCACCTAG
- a CDS encoding MFS transporter, giving the protein MNSQTSADPVVSIPPPDTGAEPDGNADETTLHAAHASPRRWLYAGLLLLASVVNYIDRQTLSVLAVTMQRDLHLTDVDYSHVVQAFLLAYMVMYTLSGRLVDRFGARWTQGAFLLVWSIADACTGLARGLFSLATSRFALGAAEPGNYTASLRASGDWFNERERSIAVGIYSMGGTLGAAIAVPIAAGLATVFGWRSAFFFTGAIGTLLAVVWVLLYRDPGVQHERAASVPWRMVLRQPHIAVLLITRTMTDSVWYFFLFWSVKYMQDAHGLTLKTVGTTLWVLYVAADAGSLLGGFLSGRLVPRLGVLRARFAVMLPVAAGMFALCTVPHLRSTTSAIAVLSALALCHMAWMTNATVMTLDLFPRSMATTVQGMIGSASAAGGLITAAAIGSSIQAHGYAPVFYGLCMLHPLAALLLWWRIGSRAVAGGQG; this is encoded by the coding sequence ATGAACTCGCAAACCTCGGCCGATCCGGTTGTATCCATCCCACCGCCTGACACAGGCGCGGAACCAGATGGAAACGCCGATGAGACGACGTTGCACGCTGCACACGCCAGCCCACGGCGATGGCTTTATGCCGGACTGCTGCTGCTGGCTTCTGTGGTGAATTACATCGACCGGCAAACGCTGTCTGTGCTTGCGGTGACGATGCAACGCGATCTGCATCTGACTGACGTGGATTACAGCCATGTGGTGCAGGCGTTTCTGCTGGCCTACATGGTGATGTATACGCTTTCCGGACGACTGGTGGACCGCTTTGGTGCGCGCTGGACACAAGGGGCGTTTCTGCTGGTCTGGTCCATTGCCGACGCGTGTACCGGATTGGCGCGGGGTCTTTTTTCGCTGGCCACAAGCCGCTTCGCGCTGGGCGCGGCGGAGCCGGGCAATTACACCGCTTCTCTGCGCGCCTCCGGCGACTGGTTCAACGAACGTGAACGCTCCATTGCAGTCGGTATTTACAGCATGGGCGGAACATTAGGGGCAGCCATTGCTGTGCCAATCGCGGCAGGCCTCGCAACGGTCTTCGGATGGCGCTCCGCATTCTTCTTCACTGGCGCCATTGGCACGTTGCTGGCAGTGGTGTGGGTGCTGCTGTATCGCGATCCCGGAGTGCAGCACGAACGCGCCGCATCTGTGCCATGGCGCATGGTATTGCGTCAGCCCCATATCGCGGTGCTTTTGATCACACGTACGATGACGGACAGCGTCTGGTACTTCTTCCTGTTCTGGTCCGTGAAGTACATGCAGGATGCGCATGGCCTCACGCTGAAAACCGTTGGCACCACTCTGTGGGTTCTTTACGTGGCAGCCGACGCAGGCTCGTTACTTGGCGGATTTCTATCAGGAAGACTCGTGCCGCGTTTGGGTGTATTGCGTGCTCGCTTCGCGGTCATGCTGCCGGTGGCAGCAGGCATGTTCGCGCTTTGCACGGTGCCGCATCTGCGTAGCACGACCTCCGCGATCGCAGTCCTAAGTGCGCTGGCGCTGTGCCACATGGCGTGGATGACCAATGCCACCGTGATGACGCTGGATTTATTCCCGCGTTCCATGGCAACGACCGTGCAAGGCATGATTGGCTCCGCAAGTGCGGCCGGTGGATTGATCACAGCGGCGGCCATTGGTTCCAGCATTCAGGCGCATGGATACGCGCCTGTTTTTTATGGGTTGTGCATGCTGCATCCTCTTGCTGCGTTGCTGTTGTGGTGGCGCATTGGATCGCGTGCAGTTGCAGGAGGACAGGGATGA
- a CDS encoding FAD-dependent oxidoreductase, producing the protein MKQQTEQYDVVVCGGGLAGVCAAIAAARGGAATCLVQDRPVLGGNSSSEVRVTPHGAAAFHAYARETGILSELLIEERAQNHEEIFENGWTNSVWDMVQYDLVQRTDNLTLHLNTAVLSVEMDGRTLKAVRCRIGNAEVDLTLHAKVFIDCTGDGMVAAEAGCEWRMGSEGKAEFNEPHAPAVANGDIMGNSIHFRARNMGRPVPFKCPEWAMHYDDARFFYDQGRLPKEIRGGYWWIEIGVPYDTIHQAEEIRHELTRHTLGVWDWIKNRDPKTMKLAENWALDWIGQVPGKRESRRIMGLYLMNEWDAIRCTVHDDEIAFGGWFIDIHTPGGLLAPTSEPASAEGYSETSEYAARSYAGPYGIPLRCLVSKDVDNLMMAGRNVSATHCALATVRVMATTALTGQAAGVTAALATRQKTSPAHIATVEYKRVQQQLLRDGCFLPNIRNEDANDLAQSANVSASSEASFMGVGPESVGAHEGLAFWRDQAVPLREELLQRRGQWLALGGDRLETLRFCLSNVSDQPQSLLIRLMQVQHIWDYRVDDAMEISAGEISVPPGAKQWIAWQIPATVELPKAGYIRVDLLPNPQVQWHVAGAVEPGHVSAFEMSPGKMRRYSSGVTLSMQVEPPQTSYAAANVLSGVTRPHATTNLWRSDPQQSLPQWLELTWAAPQDVSEIILIFPGHLLREYHAYAPMYRDPQCVRDYDIQIHDDTEWRTVAQVRGNYQRRNVVPFAEPVHTDRIRVVVRATHGDPSAAIYEVRLY; encoded by the coding sequence ATGAAGCAGCAGACGGAACAATACGATGTGGTGGTGTGTGGTGGCGGCCTGGCGGGCGTGTGTGCGGCCATTGCTGCAGCACGTGGAGGCGCAGCAACGTGTCTGGTGCAGGACAGACCGGTGCTCGGCGGCAACAGTTCGTCTGAGGTCCGCGTTACACCGCATGGCGCGGCTGCATTTCATGCCTATGCCCGTGAAACGGGTATTCTCTCGGAACTCCTGATTGAAGAACGAGCACAGAATCACGAAGAGATTTTCGAGAATGGCTGGACCAACTCCGTATGGGACATGGTGCAGTACGACCTGGTGCAGCGCACAGACAATCTGACGCTGCACTTGAACACCGCGGTTCTGAGTGTTGAGATGGACGGTCGCACGCTAAAGGCCGTGCGATGCCGCATTGGCAATGCGGAGGTAGACCTCACGCTTCACGCAAAGGTCTTCATCGATTGCACAGGCGATGGCATGGTCGCGGCAGAGGCGGGTTGCGAGTGGCGCATGGGCAGCGAAGGGAAAGCGGAGTTTAACGAACCGCACGCGCCTGCCGTGGCCAATGGCGACATCATGGGTAACTCCATCCACTTTCGCGCACGCAATATGGGGCGACCTGTTCCATTCAAGTGTCCCGAATGGGCGATGCATTATGACGACGCACGCTTCTTCTACGACCAGGGACGTCTTCCCAAAGAGATTCGCGGCGGCTATTGGTGGATTGAGATCGGAGTGCCATATGACACGATCCACCAGGCGGAAGAAATTCGTCATGAACTGACGCGCCACACGCTGGGTGTGTGGGACTGGATCAAGAACCGCGATCCGAAGACGATGAAACTGGCGGAGAACTGGGCACTGGACTGGATTGGGCAGGTACCTGGCAAACGTGAAAGCCGCCGCATCATGGGCCTCTATCTGATGAACGAATGGGACGCGATCCGCTGTACCGTTCACGATGATGAGATCGCCTTCGGTGGGTGGTTCATTGATATCCATACGCCAGGTGGATTACTGGCGCCCACCAGCGAACCAGCCAGCGCGGAAGGCTATTCCGAGACAAGCGAGTATGCCGCACGCTCTTATGCAGGTCCTTACGGCATTCCCTTGCGCTGCCTTGTATCGAAAGATGTTGACAACCTGATGATGGCGGGCCGCAACGTCAGCGCTACGCATTGTGCGCTGGCAACTGTGCGCGTGATGGCCACAACAGCGTTGACGGGACAGGCAGCAGGTGTAACAGCTGCGTTGGCAACGCGGCAGAAGACCTCACCAGCACATATCGCTACGGTTGAATACAAGCGCGTGCAACAACAACTGCTGCGCGATGGCTGCTTCCTGCCAAATATCCGCAATGAAGATGCGAACGACTTGGCTCAAAGCGCCAACGTGTCTGCGTCCAGTGAAGCAAGCTTCATGGGCGTTGGCCCGGAGAGCGTCGGTGCACACGAAGGGCTCGCCTTCTGGCGCGATCAGGCTGTACCGCTGCGGGAAGAGCTGCTGCAACGACGTGGACAGTGGCTGGCACTGGGGGGAGACAGGTTGGAAACACTTCGTTTCTGTCTCTCCAATGTGAGCGACCAGCCGCAGTCACTTTTAATAAGGCTCATGCAGGTGCAGCACATCTGGGACTATCGCGTGGACGATGCCATGGAGATTAGTGCTGGTGAAATCAGCGTACCCCCAGGGGCCAAGCAATGGATTGCGTGGCAGATTCCAGCTACTGTCGAGCTTCCGAAAGCCGGTTACATCCGTGTCGATCTGTTGCCGAATCCCCAAGTGCAATGGCATGTTGCCGGTGCCGTGGAACCCGGCCATGTGTCTGCATTTGAGATGTCGCCAGGCAAGATGCGCCGTTATTCAAGCGGTGTCACGCTATCGATGCAGGTGGAGCCGCCACAGACGTCGTACGCTGCTGCGAATGTTTTGAGCGGTGTGACGCGTCCTCATGCCACCACGAACTTGTGGCGGTCTGATCCACAACAATCGCTGCCACAGTGGCTGGAACTGACCTGGGCAGCACCGCAAGACGTTTCGGAAATCATCCTGATTTTCCCCGGCCATCTGCTCCGCGAATACCACGCCTATGCGCCGATGTATCGTGACCCGCAGTGCGTTCGCGACTATGACATACAGATTCACGACGACACAGAGTGGCGCACCGTAGCTCAAGTGCGCGGTAACTATCAACGACGGAATGTCGTTCCATTCGCAGAACCGGTTCACACGGATCGGATACGCGTTGTGGTGCGGGCTACACATGGCGATCCGTCTGCAGCCATCTACGAAGTTCGCCTGTACTGA